One genomic region from Actinocatenispora thailandica encodes:
- a CDS encoding CHAT domain-containing protein, with amino-acid sequence MPAGDPRGSDEAALAWLRERSATALDEDEVVTLADLAFALVRGDHPRLAAAGMLGDAVAGQREVRRHRTTPDRIGDVHADRARIIGSWVVWQPLVCRIVTGLLTALIAAAFGLPFASSLLLGGASATLAASTQLPARRAVLWGPWLLGIPCAALALWFARGQWWLGVLLLPAAWTAHHAVTAFAVFFAQGRRHLFGFVPFAVRLRLGLRGRWKVLATGLDKAVTDDVYRADRFLDVVAPTAPPVLVPVIAAARAVAACRRGETDLALRLVGRVLGGLNGLPPRCAGWVLLQASDVLVTCGRVAEAETAIERALAGLHPRRDDDWYDQALGRRVMLHLGADGGQASVLRDVHRLRLRAVRRADVGLLNVTETWLLRMALLAGDTDGTLRVARAMLPWSRAHTELGVTSEQLAARQVLLAQILLAGADRDRAVDLAFAALDALRGTHQPLAEAAARVTIARGLTGTDPADALAHVLAALRTVQDVRYRLPSAAWRGSWAALHAAAYALALDLAYSVADVLLVVELLEAVKSQSVPLPRDARSAERVAVLDALLNTPVLAGDRDASEAGGAADPLHYVPAVTVARACWSTSGDGHPVDLSPALDAIAPQSWYWSGIVVDGRYYYAVRDPGRGWYVNRKDGAAVLPALDALLDALPVPRPGESDSAAGHRAGAGPLGRDRTGAGRELTVLRAAAEALLPPVLRDALAGARPDAPVRLLVGLGGELAALPVAGWPLGPAADAPRLVEHAVVSYTPSIALLAAVPRQPSACRRYPIELALLGPDQDDRTAAGNRLRHALTPPGSARRQHAGALDKHRLRELLIEARDAGSAGHTLYVAGHVVRSELPADPGGGGLALAGGDRLTLRDLTARSGDGPAYPMPARVLLAGCGSIGVESTGPAGQRQLSEWLGLAAGVIAAGAEDVVCTLHPIPELPETAEFDLSVADLLVLPDDPAAALRTVQLRQLARWRSGDRPVPLVWQAYAHVHGAGPAATEG; translated from the coding sequence GTGCCCGCGGGTGACCCGCGCGGCTCCGACGAGGCGGCGCTCGCCTGGCTGCGGGAGCGGTCGGCGACCGCGCTGGACGAGGACGAGGTCGTCACGCTGGCCGACCTGGCGTTCGCGCTGGTCCGCGGCGACCATCCGCGGCTGGCGGCGGCCGGGATGCTCGGCGATGCGGTCGCCGGGCAGCGGGAGGTCCGCCGGCACCGCACCACCCCGGACCGCATCGGCGACGTGCACGCCGACCGGGCGCGGATCATCGGATCGTGGGTGGTGTGGCAGCCGTTGGTCTGCCGGATCGTCACGGGACTGCTCACCGCCCTGATCGCCGCGGCGTTCGGGCTGCCGTTCGCGTCGAGCCTGCTGCTGGGCGGAGCGAGCGCAACGCTCGCGGCGTCCACCCAGCTGCCGGCGCGGCGCGCCGTGCTGTGGGGGCCCTGGCTGCTCGGCATCCCCTGCGCCGCACTGGCTCTGTGGTTCGCGCGCGGGCAGTGGTGGCTGGGGGTACTGCTGCTTCCGGCCGCGTGGACCGCGCACCACGCGGTGACCGCCTTCGCGGTGTTCTTCGCGCAGGGTCGTCGACACCTGTTCGGGTTCGTCCCCTTCGCTGTCCGGCTGCGTCTCGGGCTGCGCGGACGGTGGAAGGTCCTCGCCACGGGCCTGGACAAGGCCGTCACCGACGACGTGTACCGGGCGGACCGGTTCCTCGACGTGGTCGCTCCGACCGCACCGCCCGTACTCGTGCCGGTGATCGCCGCGGCTCGCGCGGTCGCCGCCTGCCGCCGGGGTGAGACGGACCTCGCGCTGCGTCTCGTCGGGCGGGTCCTGGGCGGGCTGAACGGGCTGCCACCGCGCTGCGCGGGATGGGTGCTGTTGCAGGCCTCCGACGTGCTGGTCACCTGTGGCCGGGTCGCCGAGGCCGAGACCGCGATCGAGCGTGCCCTCGCGGGCCTGCACCCGCGCCGCGACGACGACTGGTACGACCAGGCGCTCGGCCGGCGGGTCATGCTGCACCTCGGCGCGGACGGCGGGCAGGCATCGGTCCTGCGCGACGTGCACCGGCTGCGGCTGCGCGCGGTACGACGCGCCGACGTCGGCCTGCTCAACGTCACGGAGACGTGGCTGCTGCGGATGGCCCTGCTCGCCGGCGACACCGACGGAACGCTGCGGGTGGCGCGGGCGATGCTGCCGTGGTCCCGCGCGCACACCGAACTCGGCGTCACCAGCGAGCAGCTCGCCGCGCGTCAGGTGCTGCTGGCACAGATCCTGCTCGCCGGCGCGGACCGCGATCGGGCCGTGGACCTCGCGTTCGCCGCGCTCGACGCGCTGCGCGGTACCCATCAGCCGCTCGCCGAGGCCGCCGCGCGGGTCACCATCGCCCGCGGCCTGACCGGCACCGACCCCGCCGACGCGCTCGCCCACGTACTCGCCGCTCTCCGCACCGTCCAGGACGTCCGGTACCGGCTCCCGTCGGCGGCGTGGCGGGGCAGCTGGGCCGCACTGCACGCCGCCGCGTACGCGCTCGCCCTGGACCTGGCCTACTCGGTGGCCGACGTGCTGCTCGTGGTGGAGTTGCTGGAGGCGGTCAAGAGCCAGTCCGTACCGCTGCCCCGGGACGCGCGCAGCGCCGAACGGGTCGCGGTGCTGGACGCGCTGCTCAACACCCCGGTACTCGCCGGTGATCGGGACGCCTCCGAGGCGGGCGGGGCGGCCGACCCGCTGCACTACGTGCCCGCTGTCACGGTGGCGCGGGCGTGCTGGTCGACCAGCGGCGACGGCCACCCGGTCGACCTGTCGCCGGCCCTCGACGCCATCGCACCGCAGTCCTGGTACTGGTCGGGGATCGTCGTGGACGGGCGGTATTACTACGCCGTCCGTGACCCCGGCCGGGGCTGGTACGTCAACCGGAAGGACGGCGCCGCGGTGCTGCCCGCGCTGGACGCGCTGCTCGACGCGCTGCCGGTGCCGCGGCCCGGGGAGTCCGACTCCGCGGCGGGGCACCGGGCCGGGGCCGGGCCGCTCGGCCGCGACCGTACCGGCGCCGGCCGCGAGCTGACGGTGCTGCGGGCCGCGGCGGAAGCGCTGCTGCCGCCGGTGTTACGGGACGCGCTGGCGGGCGCCCGGCCGGACGCGCCGGTCCGGCTCCTGGTCGGTCTCGGCGGGGAGCTGGCGGCGCTGCCCGTCGCGGGCTGGCCGCTCGGCCCGGCCGCCGACGCACCCCGGCTGGTGGAGCACGCGGTGGTCAGCTACACGCCGTCGATCGCGCTTCTCGCCGCCGTCCCGCGGCAGCCGTCGGCCTGCCGGCGCTACCCCATCGAGCTGGCCCTGCTCGGCCCCGACCAGGACGACCGCACCGCGGCCGGAAACCGCCTCCGGCACGCCCTCACGCCACCCGGTTCGGCCCGCCGCCAGCACGCCGGCGCCCTCGACAAGCACCGGCTGCGCGAGCTGCTGATCGAGGCGCGGGACGCCGGCTCCGCCGGGCACACCCTGTACGTGGCCGGGCACGTGGTGCGCTCGGAGCTGCCCGCCGACCCCGGTGGCGGCGGGCTGGCGCTGGCCGGCGGGGACCGCCTCACCCTGCGCGATCTGACCGCCAGATCGGGCGACGGACCGGCGTACCCGATGCCGGCTCGGGTGCTGCTCGCCGGCTGCGGCAGCATCGGCGTCGAATCGACGGGTCCCGCGGGCCAGCGGCAGTTGTCCGAGTGGCTGGGCCTTGCCGCGGGCGTGATCGCGGCCGGCGCCGAGGACGTCGTGTGCACCCTGCACCCGATCCCGGAGCTGCCCGAAACGGCCGAGTTCGACCTGTCGGTCGCCGACCTGCTCGTGCTGCCGGACGACCCGGCGGCCGCACTGCGGACCGTGCAGCTGCGGCAGCTGGCACGGTGGCGCTCCGGTGACCGGCCCGTACCGCTCGTCTGGCAGGCGTACGCGCACGTGCACGGCGCCGGGCCGGCCGCCACCGAGGGGTGA
- a CDS encoding acetyl-CoA C-acyltransferase — protein sequence MPEALIVDAVRSPIGRGRPTGALHDVHPVDLLAHSLRALADRTELDPAVLDDVIGGTVTQAGDQALNLTRSAVLAAGFPESVPATTVDRQCGSSLQALHFAAQGVQAGAYQVAIAAGVESMGRVPMGSAVLPGSNPFGPTLAERYPEGLVPQGISAELIAARWDIGRTEMDEFSLASHQKAAAAAKDGAFDAELAPIAGLDRDEGVRLDTSLAALAALRPAYHDAAMAARFPQLRWQVTAGNTSQISDGSAAVLVASPDAARRYGLRPLARVHSAAVAADDPLYMLTAIVPATEKVLHRAGLRLDDIDLFEVNEAFASVVLAWARRTGADPNRVNVNGGAIALGHPLGATGARITSTLVHALHQRGARYGLQVICEAGGQANATILERLTG from the coding sequence ATGCCCGAGGCACTGATCGTCGACGCGGTACGCAGCCCGATCGGCCGCGGCCGGCCCACCGGCGCGCTGCACGACGTCCACCCGGTCGACCTGCTCGCGCACAGCCTGCGGGCCCTCGCCGACCGCACCGAGCTCGATCCGGCCGTGCTCGACGACGTCATCGGCGGCACCGTCACCCAGGCCGGCGACCAGGCGCTCAACCTCACCCGCAGCGCGGTGCTCGCCGCCGGCTTCCCGGAATCCGTGCCCGCCACCACCGTCGACCGGCAGTGCGGCAGCAGCCTGCAGGCGCTGCACTTCGCCGCGCAGGGCGTCCAGGCCGGCGCCTACCAGGTGGCGATCGCCGCGGGGGTCGAGTCGATGGGCCGGGTGCCGATGGGTTCCGCGGTCCTGCCAGGCAGCAACCCGTTCGGGCCGACACTGGCCGAACGGTACCCGGAAGGGCTGGTGCCCCAAGGCATCTCGGCCGAGCTGATCGCCGCCCGGTGGGACATCGGCCGGACCGAGATGGACGAGTTCAGCCTCGCCTCGCACCAGAAGGCCGCCGCCGCGGCGAAGGACGGCGCGTTCGACGCGGAACTCGCACCCATCGCCGGCCTCGACCGGGACGAGGGGGTACGCCTGGACACCAGCCTCGCGGCGCTCGCGGCACTGCGCCCGGCGTACCACGACGCGGCGATGGCGGCCCGCTTCCCGCAACTGCGCTGGCAGGTCACCGCCGGCAACACCAGCCAGATCAGCGACGGCAGCGCCGCCGTGCTGGTCGCCTCGCCCGACGCCGCCCGCCGGTACGGGCTGCGCCCGCTCGCCCGGGTGCACAGCGCCGCCGTCGCCGCCGACGACCCGCTGTACATGCTGACCGCGATCGTGCCCGCCACCGAGAAGGTGCTGCACCGCGCCGGGCTGCGCCTCGACGACATCGACCTGTTCGAGGTCAACGAGGCGTTCGCGTCGGTGGTACTGGCCTGGGCCCGGCGCACCGGCGCCGATCCGAACCGGGTCAACGTCAACGGCGGCGCCATCGCGCTCGGCCACCCGCTCGGCGCGACCGGCGCCCGCATCACCAGCACCCTGGTACACGCGCTGCACCAGCGCGGCGCCCGCTACGGCCTGCAGGTCATCTGCGAGGCCGGCGGCCAGGCCAACGCCACCATCCTGGAACGCCTCACCGGCTGA
- a CDS encoding winged helix-turn-helix transcriptional regulator, protein MGTDTNQHAARPAPGTGSAAPARRPATEMPGRPCSIAAALQVVGERWALLAIREINLGNRRFGQLARNTGAPRDVLTARLRALEAAGVLTRRAYQEHPPRFEYRLTDAGRDLVPVLNALRIWGDHWLVEEPPMVVEHDCGHPLHVVARCAHCGEDLDPHDPSRYRLRSQAPGWTPAGPTG, encoded by the coding sequence ATGGGTACCGACACCAACCAGCACGCCGCTCGTCCCGCGCCCGGCACCGGGAGCGCGGCGCCCGCGCGGCGCCCGGCGACCGAGATGCCCGGCCGACCCTGCTCGATCGCTGCCGCGCTGCAGGTGGTGGGGGAGCGCTGGGCGCTGCTCGCGATCCGTGAGATCAACCTGGGCAACCGCCGGTTCGGCCAGCTCGCCCGCAACACCGGCGCCCCGCGCGACGTGCTCACCGCCCGGTTGCGCGCGCTGGAGGCCGCCGGGGTGCTGACCCGCCGCGCGTACCAGGAACATCCACCCCGCTTCGAGTACCGGCTGACCGACGCCGGCCGCGATCTCGTACCGGTGCTCAACGCGCTGCGGATCTGGGGCGACCACTGGCTCGTCGAGGAGCCGCCGATGGTGGTCGAACACGACTGCGGGCATCCGCTGCACGTCGTCGCCCGCTGCGCGCACTGCGGCGAGGACCTCGACCCGCACGACCCGTCCCGCTACCGGCTGCGCTCCCAGGCGCCCGGATGGACCCCCGCCGGCCCCACCGGATAG
- a CDS encoding 6-phospho-beta-glucosidase yields MRVGGLAGRAADERIALDAGLLGQETTGPGGIAYGLRTVPVAIRVAELIVELCPRAWVVNFTNPAGMVTEAMQRILGDRVIGVCDSPAGLCRRAARALSVAPDRVAYDYVGLNHLGWLRAVRQQGRDLLPELLADDAALAGFEEGRLFGADWIRAIGALPNEYLYYYYFTAEAITAMADGDTRGEFVARQQQAFYRAAAAEPGQALALWERTRAERDATYLAEARDADRDQSDVDEGGYEAVALALLAALRHGAPTTLILNVRNGSTLPTLPADAVVEVSCAVDSAGARPLAVAPLSTHQLGLVAAVKAVERATVDAAVSGSASTAVLALALHPLVDSVGTARRLLAAYRNAIPELAAVLR; encoded by the coding sequence ATGCGGGTCGGCGGCCTCGCCGGCCGCGCCGCGGACGAGCGGATCGCGCTGGACGCCGGCCTGCTCGGGCAGGAGACGACCGGACCCGGCGGCATCGCGTACGGGCTGCGCACCGTGCCGGTGGCGATCCGGGTCGCCGAACTGATCGTCGAGCTGTGCCCGCGGGCCTGGGTGGTCAACTTCACCAACCCGGCCGGCATGGTCACCGAGGCGATGCAGCGCATCCTCGGCGACCGGGTGATCGGGGTGTGCGACTCGCCGGCCGGGCTGTGCCGGCGCGCCGCCCGGGCACTGTCGGTCGCCCCGGACCGGGTCGCGTACGACTACGTCGGGTTGAACCACCTGGGCTGGCTGCGCGCCGTCCGGCAGCAGGGCCGCGACCTGCTGCCGGAACTGCTCGCCGACGACGCGGCGCTGGCCGGCTTCGAGGAGGGCCGGCTGTTCGGCGCGGACTGGATCCGGGCGATCGGTGCGCTGCCCAACGAGTACCTCTACTACTACTACTTCACCGCCGAGGCGATCACCGCGATGGCCGACGGGGACACCCGCGGCGAGTTCGTGGCCAGGCAGCAGCAGGCGTTCTACCGCGCCGCGGCGGCCGAACCCGGGCAGGCGTTGGCGCTGTGGGAACGTACCCGGGCCGAGCGCGACGCGACCTACCTCGCCGAGGCGCGGGACGCCGACCGCGATCAGTCCGATGTGGACGAGGGCGGCTACGAGGCGGTCGCGCTGGCGCTGCTCGCCGCGCTGCGCCACGGCGCACCGACGACGCTGATCCTCAACGTACGCAACGGATCGACGCTGCCGACGCTGCCCGCCGACGCGGTCGTCGAGGTGTCCTGCGCGGTGGACTCCGCGGGCGCCCGACCGCTCGCCGTCGCACCGCTGAGCACCCACCAGCTCGGTCTGGTCGCCGCGGTCAAGGCGGTCGAGCGCGCCACCGTCGACGCCGCGGTGTCCGGCAGTGCCAGCACCGCGGTCCTGGCGCTCGCGCTGCACCCGCTGGTGGACTCGGTCGGTACCGCCCGGCGGTTGCTCGCCGCCTACCGCAACGCCATCCCCGAACTGGCCGCCGTGCTGCGCTGA
- a CDS encoding DegV family protein, translating to MRQRLAIVTDSTASLPGDVAARFGIRVVPLQVKIGDQVTNEDRLDRAGLLAALRGDVPVATAEPSSSAFFWAYQEAAEAGAEAIISIHISARLSRTCAAAQSAADRSSVPVRVVDSQTTGMSLGFAALAAARAAAAGHAPGDVLALAAGQRAHINQLVYVDTLDYLRRGGRIGPAAAFLGTALSIKPLLGVDGGQIVPVTRARGTRRALSQLVELVGRGNGGRRVQAAIEHIDAPDRAAETARLLARRYPAIPEPIVTPSSATLAVHLGPGAVGLALSPS from the coding sequence ATGCGTCAGCGCCTCGCGATCGTCACCGACTCCACCGCGTCGCTGCCCGGCGACGTCGCCGCGCGGTTCGGTATCCGGGTGGTGCCGCTCCAGGTCAAGATCGGCGACCAGGTCACGAACGAGGACCGGCTCGACCGGGCGGGGCTGCTCGCGGCGCTGCGCGGTGACGTCCCGGTGGCCACCGCCGAGCCGTCGTCGTCGGCGTTCTTCTGGGCCTACCAGGAGGCGGCGGAGGCCGGCGCCGAGGCGATCATCTCGATCCACATCTCCGCCCGGCTGTCCCGGACCTGCGCGGCGGCGCAGTCGGCGGCGGACCGGTCCAGCGTGCCGGTACGGGTGGTCGACTCGCAGACGACCGGCATGAGTCTCGGCTTCGCGGCGCTGGCCGCCGCCCGGGCCGCCGCCGCCGGCCACGCGCCCGGCGACGTGCTCGCGCTCGCCGCCGGGCAGCGCGCGCACATCAACCAGCTGGTCTACGTCGACACCCTGGACTACCTGCGGCGCGGCGGCCGGATCGGCCCGGCGGCGGCGTTTCTCGGTACCGCGCTGTCGATCAAGCCGCTGCTCGGCGTCGACGGCGGGCAGATCGTCCCGGTGACCCGGGCACGCGGCACCCGGCGGGCGCTGTCCCAGCTGGTCGAGCTGGTCGGCCGCGGGAACGGCGGCCGGCGGGTGCAGGCGGCGATCGAGCACATCGACGCGCCGGACCGCGCTGCCGAGACCGCGCGGCTGCTCGCCCGGCGGTACCCGGCGATTCCGGAACCGATCGTGACACCGTCCTCGGCGACGCTCGCCGTCCACCTCGGCCCCGGCGCCGTCGGCCTCGCGCTCTCCCCGAGCTGA
- a CDS encoding M55 family metallopeptidase, whose translation MRILISADMEGATGTVLPDDVIAGTARYHQALRLLVGDVNAAVAGFAAAGADQIVVNDSHCGMANLPLAELDPRAELVVGRHKPLGMMELIDSGVDAVAMIGYHMGAGRPGVLAHTCLSHTILDVRVDGRQVDEGGFNALVAAEAGVPVVLVTGDDVLCAAASDWAPRARTVAVKRALSRHSAVCRPPAATAADIATAAQQAAALAGAGPGAPAPHTVEVDVDYPYLAVRAGSVPGVRVVAERTVEFDAPDAATALRTFGIVVGVLSSGREPDWT comes from the coding sequence ATGCGGATCCTGATCTCGGCCGACATGGAGGGCGCCACCGGCACCGTGCTGCCGGACGACGTCATCGCCGGCACCGCCCGGTACCACCAGGCGTTGCGGTTGCTGGTCGGGGACGTGAACGCGGCGGTGGCCGGGTTCGCCGCGGCGGGCGCGGACCAGATCGTGGTCAACGACTCGCACTGCGGCATGGCGAACCTGCCGCTGGCCGAGCTGGATCCGCGGGCCGAGCTGGTCGTCGGCCGGCACAAGCCGCTGGGCATGATGGAACTGATCGACAGCGGCGTGGACGCGGTCGCGATGATCGGCTACCACATGGGCGCCGGCCGGCCGGGCGTGCTCGCACACACCTGCCTGTCGCACACCATCCTGGACGTCCGGGTGGACGGCCGGCAGGTCGACGAGGGTGGCTTCAACGCCCTGGTCGCCGCCGAGGCAGGCGTACCGGTCGTGCTGGTCACCGGCGACGACGTGCTGTGCGCCGCGGCGAGCGACTGGGCTCCACGGGCCCGTACGGTCGCGGTCAAGCGGGCGCTGTCCCGGCACAGCGCGGTCTGCCGGCCGCCGGCCGCGACCGCCGCGGACATCGCCACCGCGGCGCAGCAGGCCGCGGCACTCGCCGGCGCCGGCCCGGGGGCGCCGGCACCGCACACCGTCGAGGTCGACGTCGACTACCCGTACCTGGCGGTGCGGGCCGGGTCCGTCCCCGGCGTCCGGGTGGTCGCCGAGCGCACCGTCGAGTTCGACGCGCCGGACGCTGCCACCGCGTTGCGTACCTTCGGGATCGTGGTCGGCGTGCTGTCGTCCGGCCGGGAACCGGACTGGACGTGA
- a CDS encoding aspartate/glutamate racemase family protein encodes MTVSPPVVGILGGMGPAATVDFYRKLVAATPAATDQEHLPVVIWSDPRVPDRTAALVGDGEDPTPVLRAGVAGLAAAGVRLLAVACNTAHAFVPPLAAEAGLELVSIIDVTARHLAATLPAGATVGLLATEGTVASRLYHDACVAVGLTVLAPEPAEQARVTAAITAVKAGTADATGAAALVEVLAGLRAAGAEAAIAGCTEIVLALAAGGATDPALPVVDPADLLTHEVVRRAREPRPDPADVVS; translated from the coding sequence ATGACGGTGTCGCCACCGGTGGTCGGGATCCTCGGCGGGATGGGGCCGGCCGCCACGGTCGACTTCTACCGCAAGCTGGTCGCGGCCACCCCGGCCGCCACGGACCAGGAACACCTGCCGGTGGTGATCTGGTCGGACCCGCGGGTGCCCGACCGTACCGCGGCGCTGGTCGGCGACGGGGAGGACCCGACGCCGGTGCTGCGCGCGGGCGTGGCCGGGCTGGCGGCGGCGGGGGTGCGGCTGCTCGCGGTCGCCTGCAACACCGCGCACGCGTTCGTCCCGCCGCTGGCCGCCGAGGCCGGCCTGGAACTGGTCAGCATCATCGACGTGACCGCGCGGCACCTGGCCGCGACGCTGCCGGCTGGCGCGACCGTCGGGCTGCTCGCCACCGAGGGGACCGTGGCGAGCAGGCTCTACCACGACGCGTGCGTCGCGGTCGGGTTGACCGTGCTGGCGCCGGAACCGGCCGAGCAGGCCCGGGTGACCGCGGCGATCACCGCGGTCAAGGCGGGGACCGCGGACGCGACGGGTGCGGCCGCCCTCGTCGAGGTGCTGGCCGGGCTGCGCGCCGCGGGCGCCGAGGCCGCGATCGCCGGCTGTACCGAGATCGTGCTCGCGCTGGCCGCTGGCGGCGCGACCGATCCGGCGCTGCCGGTCGTCGACCCGGCGGACCTGCTCACGCACGAGGTGGTCCGCCGCGCCCGCGAACCGCGCCCCGACCCGGCCGACGTCGTCTCCTGA
- a CDS encoding aldo/keto reductase has product MRLRRLGTHGPSVSAIGLGCMGMSGAYGPADDAESVRTVHAALDAGITLLDTGDFYGMGHNELLLREALRGGRRDAATLSVKFGAQRGPDGAWLGFDGRPAAVKASLAYSLQRLGTDHIDIYRPARLDPAVPIEDTIGAIAELVDAGYVRHIGLSEVGPATLRRAAAVHPIADLQIEYSLLFRGIEEQILPTCRELGIGITAYGVLSRGLLSGRWRADQSLPANDMRAHTSRFQGDNLAHNLALVEALRTIAARLGRTVPQLATAWVAARGDDVVPLVGARRVDRIAEATGAAALDLDADTLAEIDAAVPADAAAGERYPTGRTPTLI; this is encoded by the coding sequence ATGCGACTTCGTCGACTCGGTACACACGGGCCGTCGGTCTCGGCGATCGGCCTCGGCTGCATGGGCATGTCCGGCGCCTACGGGCCGGCCGACGACGCCGAGAGCGTCCGCACCGTGCACGCCGCGCTCGACGCCGGCATCACGCTGCTGGACACCGGCGACTTCTACGGCATGGGGCACAACGAACTCCTGCTGCGCGAGGCGCTGCGCGGCGGCCGCCGGGACGCCGCGACGCTCAGCGTGAAGTTCGGCGCCCAGCGCGGCCCGGACGGCGCCTGGCTGGGCTTCGACGGGCGGCCCGCCGCCGTCAAGGCCTCGCTGGCGTACTCGCTGCAGCGGCTCGGCACCGACCACATCGACATCTACCGGCCGGCGCGGCTCGACCCGGCGGTACCGATCGAGGACACCATCGGCGCGATCGCCGAGCTGGTCGACGCCGGGTACGTGCGGCACATCGGGCTCTCCGAGGTCGGGCCGGCGACACTGCGCCGCGCCGCCGCCGTGCACCCGATCGCCGACCTGCAGATCGAGTACTCGCTGCTGTTCCGCGGCATCGAGGAGCAGATCCTGCCCACCTGCCGCGAGCTGGGCATCGGCATCACCGCGTACGGTGTGCTGTCCCGCGGGCTGCTGTCCGGCCGCTGGCGTGCCGACCAGTCGCTGCCGGCGAACGACATGCGCGCGCACACCAGCCGGTTCCAGGGCGACAACCTGGCGCACAACCTGGCCCTGGTCGAGGCGCTGCGCACGATCGCGGCGCGACTCGGCCGCACCGTGCCGCAGCTGGCGACGGCCTGGGTCGCCGCACGCGGCGACGACGTCGTACCGCTGGTCGGGGCGCGGCGGGTGGACCGGATCGCCGAGGCCACCGGCGCGGCCGCACTCGACCTGGACGCCGACACGCTGGCCGAGATCGACGCCGCGGTCCCGGCGGACGCCGCCGCCGGCGAGCGGTACCCGACCGGCCGTACCCCGACACTGATCTGA